One window of Clarias gariepinus isolate MV-2021 ecotype Netherlands chromosome 21, CGAR_prim_01v2, whole genome shotgun sequence genomic DNA carries:
- the zcchc8 gene encoding zinc finger CCHC domain-containing protein 8 isoform X3: MVSYIAGLLVNLVRSDTSGVFACPALRFGTRPGQGTRPANQGTRAPLYCPLTPCGLTRTLTNMEVDFGDSELFEQFEADAPVATHIRFTEEDDEEDGAADLHERLEEREDAVRRLKAENEELKRKLNFLSRPKGINVVNSKLDGPLCQILFGNNNISKQCRQEIEDHILSLIQHHQQNNVQDASALHPQPQNSSFVMEETQETNAAPTEKHVRDAFCVVGSVLYFTTFCLDKLGQPLLNENPQLTDGWDVPKYQQVFAQIMALEGQEVQIKEKRPKPCCFNCDADDHQLRDCPKPKDMGRINAKRKEFAQVNQGNILSNQRYHVEEVEERFSKYKPGIVSKDLQDALGIVANTLPPFIYRMRELGYPPGWLKEAEMENSGLTLYDASGEEDSNGPNQTVCYDVSKLVDFPGFNVSAPSGVRDDYRSFGSIPMQPQHWKATFAAQLSDMYPAQPESMSMKRCHDSQMTPQQTKKRRTNSDACGSSDMDTDSDLDTPVRDRFDDFQFQPPLPPDSPRISTPPPLPLGTPPVTPTPPPLPKGTPPPTPPTHPGSPVLPGRGGAGGEESEDGLTLEELEEQQRLLWAELESADNGNSDSTSTPGVASPPSSPLPEGDQGVQESESKAEEPSEPDQELSSTPASLVEVPVSGADEDKSNNGHVSDSLNEDTGGQSLDELIVLDEVTQGSDSDLEQSRVNETPEEKSEPVSDAQVDENDEESAVKKITGVPHRSKFAEGIIPFEDTPEFTEVAEATGVYLRIRGLLKESPRNQAKNKKLTS, encoded by the exons ATGGTGAGCTACATCGCTGGCCTGCTGGTGAACTTGGTGAGGAGCGACACTTCCGGTGTGTTCGCGTGCCCAGCGTTGCGATTTGGGACGCGGCCCGGGCAGGGAACTCGCCCAGCCAATCAGGGCACGCGCGCGCCTTTGTATTGCCCTTTGACCCCGTGCGGGCTCACTCGAACCCTAACAAACATGGAGGTGGATTTCGGAGACAGTGAGCTGTTCGAGCAGTTCGAAGCGGACGCTCCTGTCGCCACGCACATTAGGTTTACCGAAGAGGACGACGAGGAGGACGGAGCTGCGGACCTGCACGAGAGGCTGGAGGAGCGGGAGGACGCCGTGAGGCGACTCAAGGCGGAGAAT GAGGAACTGAAGAGAAAGTTAAATTTCCTGAGTCGTCCTAA GGGTATTAACGTGGTCAATTCAAAACTTGATGGTCCCCTCTGTCAGATTCTTTTCGGAAACAACAACATCTCAAA ACAGTGCCGGCAGGAGATTGAGGACCACATCCTCAGTCTGATTCAGCACCACCAGCAGAATAATGTCCAGGATGCGTCGGCTTTACACCCACAACCACAG AACTCAAGTTTTgtcatggaggaaacccaagaaACAAATGCAGCACCAACAGAAAAACATGTTCGAGATGCATTTTGT GTGGTGGGGAGCGTGCTTTACTTCACCACCTTCTGTCTGGATAAACTCGGTCAGCCCCTTCTCAATGAGAATCCTCAGTTGACAGATGGATGGGACGTTCCCAA GTATCAGCAAGTGTTTGCCCAGATCATGGCGCTGGAGGGGCAGGAAGTGCAGATCAAGGAGAAGAG ACCTAAACCGTGCTGCTTTAACTGTGATGCTGATGACCACCAGCTACGAGACTGTCCAAAG cccAAAGACATGGGACGGATCAATGCAAAGAGGAAAGAGTTTGCGCAGGTTAACCAGGGCAACATTCTGAGTAACCAGCGCTACCAtgtggaggaggtggaggagcgCTTCTCCAAGTACAAGCCGGGAATCGTGAG TAAGGATCTTCAGGATGCCCTCGGCATTGTTGCTAACACACTTCCACCGTTTATTTATCGTATGAGAGAGCTTGGCTACCCGCCCGGCTGGTTAAAAGAAGCAGAGATGGAAAACTCGGGCCTGACGCTCTATGATG CCTCAGGAGAGGAGGACTCAAACGGCCCTAATCAAACTGTATGCTATGATGTCTCAAAGCTAGTGGATTTCCCCGGTTTTAACGTGTCGGCGCCCTCCGGTGTTAGAGAT GATTATCGGTCATTTGGTTCCATCCCGATGCAGCCTCAACACTGGAAGGCAACGTTTGCTGCTCAGTTGTCAGATATGTATCCAGCG cagCCCGAGTCCATGTCTATGAAAAGGTGCCACGACTCGCAAATGACACCACAGCAGACCAAGAAGCGGCGCACGAACTCTGACGCTTGCGGGAGCTCAGATATGGACACAGACTCGG ATCTTGACACTCCTGTACGAGACCGATTTGACGATTTCCAGTTTCAGCCTCCACTACCTCCAGACTCTCCACGCATAAGCACACCTCCACCCTTACCCCTGGGGACACCTCCAGTCACGCCCACCCCACCGCCTCTCCCTAAAGGCACACCCCCTCCAACACCTCCTACACACCCAGGATCTCCGGTTCTACCGGGGCGGGGCGGAGCCGGTGGGGAGGAGTCGGAGGATGGACTAACCTTGGAGGAGCTGGAGGAGCAGCAGCGGCTGCTGTGGGCGGAGCTCGAGAGTGCAGATAACGGCAACAGTGACTCCACCAGCACACCTGGCGTAGCCTCGCCCCCGTCATCTCCGTTACCGGAGGGGGATCAGGGCGTGCAAGAATCCGAGTCGAAGGCAGAGGAGCCCTCTGAGCCCGACCAGGAACTTTCAAGCACACCTGCTTCACTTGTCGAAGTACCTGTAAGTGGTGCCGACGAGGACAAAAGCAACAACGGTCATGTGAGTGACTCTCTTAATGAGGACACAGGGGGACAGTCGCTTGATGAGCTTATAGTTCTGGACGAGGTTACTCAGGGTAGTGATTCCGACCTCGAACAGAGCAGAGTTAACGAAACTCCTGAAGAAAAGAGCGAACCCGTGTCGGACGCACAAGTAGACGAAAACGACGAagaatctgctgtaaagaaaataacaggCGTTCCACACCGAAGCAAGTTCGCAGAGGGTATAATCCCTTTTGAGGACACACCAGAGTTCACGGAGGTCGCTGAGGCGACTGGGGTTTACCTGAGGATTCGAGGCTTGCTTAAAGAATCTCCTCGAAATCAGGCGAAAAACAAGAAGCTGACTTCCTGA
- the zcchc8 gene encoding zinc finger CCHC domain-containing protein 8 isoform X2, which translates to MVSYIAGLLVNLVRSDTSGVFACPALRFGTRPGQGTRPANQGTRAPLYCPLTPCGLTRTLTNMEVDFGDSELFEQFEADAPVATHIRFTEEDDEEDGAADLHERLEEREDAVRRLKAENEELKRKLNFLSRPKGINVVNSKLDGPLCQILFGNNNISKQCRQEIEDHILSLIQHHQQNNVQDASALHPQPQNSSFVMEETQETNAAPTEKHVRDAFCVVGSVLYFTTFCLDKLGQPLLNENPQLTDGWDVPKYQQVFAQIMALEGQEVQIKEKRPKPCCFNCDADDHQLRDCPKPKDMGRINAKRKEFAQVNQGNILSNQRYHVEEVEERFSKYKPGIVSKDLQDALGIVANTLPPFIYRMRELGYPPGWLKEAEMENSGLTLYDGKTSGEEDSNGPNQTVCYDVSKLVDFPGFNVSAPSGVRDDYRSFGSIPMQPQHWKATFAAQLSDMYPAPESMSMKRCHDSQMTPQQTKKRRTNSDACGSSDMDTDSDLDTPVRDRFDDFQFQPPLPPDSPRISTPPPLPLGTPPVTPTPPPLPKGTPPPTPPTHPGSPVLPGRGGAGGEESEDGLTLEELEEQQRLLWAELESADNGNSDSTSTPGVASPPSSPLPEGDQGVQESESKAEEPSEPDQELSSTPASLVEVPVSGADEDKSNNGHVSDSLNEDTGGQSLDELIVLDEVTQGSDSDLEQSRVNETPEEKSEPVSDAQVDENDEESAVKKITGVPHRSKFAEGIIPFEDTPEFTEVAEATGVYLRIRGLLKESPRNQAKNKKLTS; encoded by the exons ATGGTGAGCTACATCGCTGGCCTGCTGGTGAACTTGGTGAGGAGCGACACTTCCGGTGTGTTCGCGTGCCCAGCGTTGCGATTTGGGACGCGGCCCGGGCAGGGAACTCGCCCAGCCAATCAGGGCACGCGCGCGCCTTTGTATTGCCCTTTGACCCCGTGCGGGCTCACTCGAACCCTAACAAACATGGAGGTGGATTTCGGAGACAGTGAGCTGTTCGAGCAGTTCGAAGCGGACGCTCCTGTCGCCACGCACATTAGGTTTACCGAAGAGGACGACGAGGAGGACGGAGCTGCGGACCTGCACGAGAGGCTGGAGGAGCGGGAGGACGCCGTGAGGCGACTCAAGGCGGAGAAT GAGGAACTGAAGAGAAAGTTAAATTTCCTGAGTCGTCCTAA GGGTATTAACGTGGTCAATTCAAAACTTGATGGTCCCCTCTGTCAGATTCTTTTCGGAAACAACAACATCTCAAA ACAGTGCCGGCAGGAGATTGAGGACCACATCCTCAGTCTGATTCAGCACCACCAGCAGAATAATGTCCAGGATGCGTCGGCTTTACACCCACAACCACAG AACTCAAGTTTTgtcatggaggaaacccaagaaACAAATGCAGCACCAACAGAAAAACATGTTCGAGATGCATTTTGT GTGGTGGGGAGCGTGCTTTACTTCACCACCTTCTGTCTGGATAAACTCGGTCAGCCCCTTCTCAATGAGAATCCTCAGTTGACAGATGGATGGGACGTTCCCAA GTATCAGCAAGTGTTTGCCCAGATCATGGCGCTGGAGGGGCAGGAAGTGCAGATCAAGGAGAAGAG ACCTAAACCGTGCTGCTTTAACTGTGATGCTGATGACCACCAGCTACGAGACTGTCCAAAG cccAAAGACATGGGACGGATCAATGCAAAGAGGAAAGAGTTTGCGCAGGTTAACCAGGGCAACATTCTGAGTAACCAGCGCTACCAtgtggaggaggtggaggagcgCTTCTCCAAGTACAAGCCGGGAATCGTGAG TAAGGATCTTCAGGATGCCCTCGGCATTGTTGCTAACACACTTCCACCGTTTATTTATCGTATGAGAGAGCTTGGCTACCCGCCCGGCTGGTTAAAAGAAGCAGAGATGGAAAACTCGGGCCTGACGCTCTATGATGGTAaaa CCTCAGGAGAGGAGGACTCAAACGGCCCTAATCAAACTGTATGCTATGATGTCTCAAAGCTAGTGGATTTCCCCGGTTTTAACGTGTCGGCGCCCTCCGGTGTTAGAGAT GATTATCGGTCATTTGGTTCCATCCCGATGCAGCCTCAACACTGGAAGGCAACGTTTGCTGCTCAGTTGTCAGATATGTATCCAGCG CCCGAGTCCATGTCTATGAAAAGGTGCCACGACTCGCAAATGACACCACAGCAGACCAAGAAGCGGCGCACGAACTCTGACGCTTGCGGGAGCTCAGATATGGACACAGACTCGG ATCTTGACACTCCTGTACGAGACCGATTTGACGATTTCCAGTTTCAGCCTCCACTACCTCCAGACTCTCCACGCATAAGCACACCTCCACCCTTACCCCTGGGGACACCTCCAGTCACGCCCACCCCACCGCCTCTCCCTAAAGGCACACCCCCTCCAACACCTCCTACACACCCAGGATCTCCGGTTCTACCGGGGCGGGGCGGAGCCGGTGGGGAGGAGTCGGAGGATGGACTAACCTTGGAGGAGCTGGAGGAGCAGCAGCGGCTGCTGTGGGCGGAGCTCGAGAGTGCAGATAACGGCAACAGTGACTCCACCAGCACACCTGGCGTAGCCTCGCCCCCGTCATCTCCGTTACCGGAGGGGGATCAGGGCGTGCAAGAATCCGAGTCGAAGGCAGAGGAGCCCTCTGAGCCCGACCAGGAACTTTCAAGCACACCTGCTTCACTTGTCGAAGTACCTGTAAGTGGTGCCGACGAGGACAAAAGCAACAACGGTCATGTGAGTGACTCTCTTAATGAGGACACAGGGGGACAGTCGCTTGATGAGCTTATAGTTCTGGACGAGGTTACTCAGGGTAGTGATTCCGACCTCGAACAGAGCAGAGTTAACGAAACTCCTGAAGAAAAGAGCGAACCCGTGTCGGACGCACAAGTAGACGAAAACGACGAagaatctgctgtaaagaaaataacaggCGTTCCACACCGAAGCAAGTTCGCAGAGGGTATAATCCCTTTTGAGGACACACCAGAGTTCACGGAGGTCGCTGAGGCGACTGGGGTTTACCTGAGGATTCGAGGCTTGCTTAAAGAATCTCCTCGAAATCAGGCGAAAAACAAGAAGCTGACTTCCTGA
- the zcchc8 gene encoding zinc finger CCHC domain-containing protein 8 isoform X1, which produces MVSYIAGLLVNLVRSDTSGVFACPALRFGTRPGQGTRPANQGTRAPLYCPLTPCGLTRTLTNMEVDFGDSELFEQFEADAPVATHIRFTEEDDEEDGAADLHERLEEREDAVRRLKAENEELKRKLNFLSRPKGINVVNSKLDGPLCQILFGNNNISKQCRQEIEDHILSLIQHHQQNNVQDASALHPQPQNSSFVMEETQETNAAPTEKHVRDAFCVVGSVLYFTTFCLDKLGQPLLNENPQLTDGWDVPKYQQVFAQIMALEGQEVQIKEKRPKPCCFNCDADDHQLRDCPKPKDMGRINAKRKEFAQVNQGNILSNQRYHVEEVEERFSKYKPGIVSKDLQDALGIVANTLPPFIYRMRELGYPPGWLKEAEMENSGLTLYDGKTSGEEDSNGPNQTVCYDVSKLVDFPGFNVSAPSGVRDDYRSFGSIPMQPQHWKATFAAQLSDMYPAQPESMSMKRCHDSQMTPQQTKKRRTNSDACGSSDMDTDSDLDTPVRDRFDDFQFQPPLPPDSPRISTPPPLPLGTPPVTPTPPPLPKGTPPPTPPTHPGSPVLPGRGGAGGEESEDGLTLEELEEQQRLLWAELESADNGNSDSTSTPGVASPPSSPLPEGDQGVQESESKAEEPSEPDQELSSTPASLVEVPVSGADEDKSNNGHVSDSLNEDTGGQSLDELIVLDEVTQGSDSDLEQSRVNETPEEKSEPVSDAQVDENDEESAVKKITGVPHRSKFAEGIIPFEDTPEFTEVAEATGVYLRIRGLLKESPRNQAKNKKLTS; this is translated from the exons ATGGTGAGCTACATCGCTGGCCTGCTGGTGAACTTGGTGAGGAGCGACACTTCCGGTGTGTTCGCGTGCCCAGCGTTGCGATTTGGGACGCGGCCCGGGCAGGGAACTCGCCCAGCCAATCAGGGCACGCGCGCGCCTTTGTATTGCCCTTTGACCCCGTGCGGGCTCACTCGAACCCTAACAAACATGGAGGTGGATTTCGGAGACAGTGAGCTGTTCGAGCAGTTCGAAGCGGACGCTCCTGTCGCCACGCACATTAGGTTTACCGAAGAGGACGACGAGGAGGACGGAGCTGCGGACCTGCACGAGAGGCTGGAGGAGCGGGAGGACGCCGTGAGGCGACTCAAGGCGGAGAAT GAGGAACTGAAGAGAAAGTTAAATTTCCTGAGTCGTCCTAA GGGTATTAACGTGGTCAATTCAAAACTTGATGGTCCCCTCTGTCAGATTCTTTTCGGAAACAACAACATCTCAAA ACAGTGCCGGCAGGAGATTGAGGACCACATCCTCAGTCTGATTCAGCACCACCAGCAGAATAATGTCCAGGATGCGTCGGCTTTACACCCACAACCACAG AACTCAAGTTTTgtcatggaggaaacccaagaaACAAATGCAGCACCAACAGAAAAACATGTTCGAGATGCATTTTGT GTGGTGGGGAGCGTGCTTTACTTCACCACCTTCTGTCTGGATAAACTCGGTCAGCCCCTTCTCAATGAGAATCCTCAGTTGACAGATGGATGGGACGTTCCCAA GTATCAGCAAGTGTTTGCCCAGATCATGGCGCTGGAGGGGCAGGAAGTGCAGATCAAGGAGAAGAG ACCTAAACCGTGCTGCTTTAACTGTGATGCTGATGACCACCAGCTACGAGACTGTCCAAAG cccAAAGACATGGGACGGATCAATGCAAAGAGGAAAGAGTTTGCGCAGGTTAACCAGGGCAACATTCTGAGTAACCAGCGCTACCAtgtggaggaggtggaggagcgCTTCTCCAAGTACAAGCCGGGAATCGTGAG TAAGGATCTTCAGGATGCCCTCGGCATTGTTGCTAACACACTTCCACCGTTTATTTATCGTATGAGAGAGCTTGGCTACCCGCCCGGCTGGTTAAAAGAAGCAGAGATGGAAAACTCGGGCCTGACGCTCTATGATGGTAaaa CCTCAGGAGAGGAGGACTCAAACGGCCCTAATCAAACTGTATGCTATGATGTCTCAAAGCTAGTGGATTTCCCCGGTTTTAACGTGTCGGCGCCCTCCGGTGTTAGAGAT GATTATCGGTCATTTGGTTCCATCCCGATGCAGCCTCAACACTGGAAGGCAACGTTTGCTGCTCAGTTGTCAGATATGTATCCAGCG cagCCCGAGTCCATGTCTATGAAAAGGTGCCACGACTCGCAAATGACACCACAGCAGACCAAGAAGCGGCGCACGAACTCTGACGCTTGCGGGAGCTCAGATATGGACACAGACTCGG ATCTTGACACTCCTGTACGAGACCGATTTGACGATTTCCAGTTTCAGCCTCCACTACCTCCAGACTCTCCACGCATAAGCACACCTCCACCCTTACCCCTGGGGACACCTCCAGTCACGCCCACCCCACCGCCTCTCCCTAAAGGCACACCCCCTCCAACACCTCCTACACACCCAGGATCTCCGGTTCTACCGGGGCGGGGCGGAGCCGGTGGGGAGGAGTCGGAGGATGGACTAACCTTGGAGGAGCTGGAGGAGCAGCAGCGGCTGCTGTGGGCGGAGCTCGAGAGTGCAGATAACGGCAACAGTGACTCCACCAGCACACCTGGCGTAGCCTCGCCCCCGTCATCTCCGTTACCGGAGGGGGATCAGGGCGTGCAAGAATCCGAGTCGAAGGCAGAGGAGCCCTCTGAGCCCGACCAGGAACTTTCAAGCACACCTGCTTCACTTGTCGAAGTACCTGTAAGTGGTGCCGACGAGGACAAAAGCAACAACGGTCATGTGAGTGACTCTCTTAATGAGGACACAGGGGGACAGTCGCTTGATGAGCTTATAGTTCTGGACGAGGTTACTCAGGGTAGTGATTCCGACCTCGAACAGAGCAGAGTTAACGAAACTCCTGAAGAAAAGAGCGAACCCGTGTCGGACGCACAAGTAGACGAAAACGACGAagaatctgctgtaaagaaaataacaggCGTTCCACACCGAAGCAAGTTCGCAGAGGGTATAATCCCTTTTGAGGACACACCAGAGTTCACGGAGGTCGCTGAGGCGACTGGGGTTTACCTGAGGATTCGAGGCTTGCTTAAAGAATCTCCTCGAAATCAGGCGAAAAACAAGAAGCTGACTTCCTGA